One Phaseolus vulgaris cultivar G19833 chromosome 11, P. vulgaris v2.0, whole genome shotgun sequence genomic window carries:
- the LOC137823885 gene encoding histone H4 translates to MSGRGKGGKGLGKGGAKRHRKVLRDNIQGITKPAIRRLARRGGVKRISGLIYEETRGVLKIFLENVIRDAVTYTEHARRKTVTAMDVVYALKRQGRTLYGFGG, encoded by the coding sequence ATGTCTGGTCGTGGGAAGGGAGGAAAGGGATTGGGCAAGGGAGGTGCGAAGAGGCACAGGAAAGTGCTTCGCGACAACATTCAGGGCATAACGAAGCCGGCAATTCGGCGGTTGGCGAGAAGAGGTGGTGTGAAGAGGATCAGTGGATTGATCTACGAGGAGACGAGAGGAGTGCTCAAGATATTCTTGGAGAACGTGATTCGCGACGCTGTGACCTATACCGAGCACGCCAGGAGGAAGACGGTTACGGCCATGGACGTTGTGTATGCGCTGAAGAGGCAGGGAAGAACCCTCTATGGTTTTGGAGGTTGA